AGGACTACGGAAACGACGTGCTGGCCGGCGACTGGCGCAGGCCGCGCAAGGGCCGGATCCCCGAGATCCCCGCCGAGCCCGGTCTCGTCGCGGAGGACCCCGGCAGCGGCTTCTGCGGCGCGGTCGTCGGCTGCGACAAGTTCGGCGTCACCCTGGAGGACCGCTTCGGCAGGCGGCGCGTGTTCCCGCTCGCCAAGGCCGGGTTCCTGATCGACGGCGAGCCGGTGACGCTCGTCCGGCCGAGCGCCGCGCCCCGCCGACCGGCGCGCTCCGCGTCCGGCTCCATCGCCGTGGAGGGCCTCCGGGCGAGGGTGGCCAAGGAGAGCCGGATCTACGTCGAGGGCGTCCACGACGCCGAGCTGGTGGAGAAGATCTGGGGCCACGACCTGCGGGTCGAGGGCATCGTCGTCGAGTACCTGGAGGGCGTGGACGACCTGCCCGCCATCGTCGAGGAGTTCGGACCGGGCGAGGAACGCCGCCTCGGCGTGCTGGTCGACCATCTCGTGGAGGGCTCCAAGGAGTCGCGGATCGCCGCCCAGGTGTCGTCGCCGTACGTG
The sequence above is drawn from the Actinomadura hallensis genome and encodes:
- a CDS encoding DUF3097 domain-containing protein, which encodes MRSKDYGNDVLAGDWRRPRKGRIPEIPAEPGLVAEDPGSGFCGAVVGCDKFGVTLEDRFGRRRVFPLAKAGFLIDGEPVTLVRPSAAPRRPARSASGSIAVEGLRARVAKESRIYVEGVHDAELVEKIWGHDLRVEGIVVEYLEGVDDLPAIVEEFGPGEERRLGVLVDHLVEGSKESRIAAQVSSPYVLVTGHPFIDIWEAVKPAAVGIDAWPRIPRGVPWKEGVVAALGWGDDTGAAWKRILGSVNSYTDLEPALLGRVEELIDFVTV